The following are encoded together in the Ezakiella massiliensis genome:
- a CDS encoding ATP-binding cassette domain-containing protein — MLQVNNLSIRNLRDLKVLVKDLSFVVNSGDKIAIIGEEGTGKSSILKCILKDPAIQDYLEVDGSIKNSFATGYLPQNLDAYYDLSVSEYLGEINHSIIYGILDELGLDYDFINRETQIKNLSGGEKIKLALVKILMAEPDLLLLDEPSNDLDLATVYWLEDFIRHSDLAILFISHDTELLKATAEGIIHLGKNSIFVPIPYEDFIDRRNRKYASDLMIANKQRADYKKRMERLQQIYQRVDHEQKVISRADPAGGRLLAKKMHAVKSTRRRFEREAENFLEIPEAEDRILIKFSNYQPLPAGKPIINLVDYELKLNENILAKNINLDFYGQDKIGIVGKNGVGKTTLFRKLTEELKNRTDIKLGVMPQDYREILDYNQSAYEFLSVDGTKDERTKIMTYLSSVKFSKEEISRKMGDLSPGQRAKIILTKLDFDGANVLLLDEPTRNFSPLSIDELNSVFADFKGAIFAISHDRSFLTQACDKIYELNPNGLKEI, encoded by the coding sequence ATGTTACAAGTTAATAATTTATCTATAAGAAACCTAAGGGATTTAAAAGTCTTGGTCAAAGACTTGTCCTTTGTAGTAAACTCTGGCGACAAGATTGCCATTATCGGTGAAGAAGGAACCGGCAAGTCTTCAATTTTAAAATGCATTTTAAAGGACCCGGCCATACAAGATTACTTAGAAGTGGACGGATCAATTAAAAATTCCTTTGCGACTGGATATTTGCCACAAAATTTGGACGCCTATTATGATTTATCTGTGAGCGAATATTTGGGCGAGATCAACCACTCCATTATTTATGGAATCTTGGATGAACTTGGACTGGACTACGATTTTATAAATCGCGAGACGCAGATAAAAAATCTGTCTGGCGGCGAGAAGATCAAACTGGCCTTGGTTAAAATTTTAATGGCTGAACCTGATTTGTTACTCTTAGACGAGCCGTCCAATGACTTGGATCTGGCAACCGTCTATTGGCTGGAGGATTTTATAAGGCATTCGGACCTGGCGATTTTATTTATCTCCCACGACACGGAACTTTTAAAGGCTACAGCTGAAGGCATTATCCATCTAGGCAAAAATTCGATCTTTGTGCCAATACCATACGAAGACTTTATCGACAGGAGAAATCGTAAGTACGCATCCGATCTCATGATCGCCAACAAACAGAGAGCCGATTATAAAAAGCGGATGGAGAGGCTCCAGCAAATCTACCAAAGAGTTGACCACGAGCAAAAGGTCATCAGCCGGGCCGACCCAGCTGGCGGCAGGTTACTGGCCAAGAAAATGCACGCAGTCAAGTCTACGCGGAGGCGTTTTGAAAGGGAGGCAGAAAATTTTTTAGAAATTCCAGAAGCTGAGGATAGGATTTTAATTAAGTTTTCCAATTACCAGCCCCTTCCAGCAGGCAAGCCCATAATAAATCTGGTCGACTATGAATTGAAACTCAATGAAAATATTTTGGCGAAAAATATCAATTTAGATTTTTACGGGCAAGACAAGATTGGCATAGTTGGTAAAAACGGGGTTGGCAAGACCACCCTCTTTAGAAAGCTGACCGAAGAATTAAAAAATCGGACTGATATAAAGCTTGGCGTTATGCCCCAGGACTACAGGGAAATTTTGGATTATAATCAATCAGCCTACGAGTTTTTGTCAGTAGACGGGACCAAGGACGAGCGGACAAAAATTATGACCTACCTGTCCAGCGTCAAATTTTCCAAAGAAGAAATAAGTCGCAAGATGGGCGATTTAAGTCCAGGACAAAGAGCCAAAATAATTTTGACCAAACTGGATTTTGACGGCGCCAATGTCTTGCTCTTAGACGAGCCCACGCGAAATTTTTCTCCCCTGTCAATTGACGAACTCAACTCCGTCTTCGCAGACTTCAAAGGAGCAATATTTGCAATCTCCCACGACAGGTCCTTCCTGACCCAAGCCTGCGACAAAATCTATGAGCTAAATCCCAACGGCCTTAAGGAAATATAA
- a CDS encoding rhodanese-like domain-containing protein has product MKKQNIFLVCILALLLAFAGCKSNDAPAKTDSTASADGTISGADLDKIEEDNKEKENYLVIDVRGPEQYNEGHVKHAINIPLDTLESRLSEIESFKDKNVITVCNTGKKSGEAQKILQDNGFTKVLNAEGVKDFAYTTMTKAKSVLGPEFAELIKGDVTILDFREEKDFNEGHIAGAINTTADDVLNILDQIPKDKPVLTYCYSGNRSFGGAHKLAEEGYDVTNAIDGTKEYEYELVK; this is encoded by the coding sequence ATGAAAAAACAAAATATTTTTTTAGTTTGCATCCTTGCTTTATTATTAGCTTTTGCTGGATGTAAATCAAATGATGCACCAGCAAAGACTGATTCAACAGCAAGCGCTGATGGTACAATCTCAGGTGCAGACCTAGACAAGATTGAAGAAGACAACAAGGAAAAAGAAAACTACCTTGTAATCGACGTTAGAGGTCCTGAACAATATAACGAAGGACACGTAAAACACGCTATCAATATTCCACTTGATACACTTGAAAGCAGACTTTCAGAAATCGAATCATTCAAAGATAAGAATGTTATCACAGTTTGCAATACAGGTAAAAAGAGTGGCGAAGCTCAAAAAATTCTTCAAGACAATGGCTTTACAAAAGTTTTAAATGCTGAAGGCGTAAAAGACTTCGCATACACAACAATGACAAAGGCTAAATCAGTTCTTGGACCAGAATTTGCTGAACTAATCAAAGGTGACGTTACAATTCTTGACTTCAGAGAAGAAAAAGACTTCAACGAAGGTCACATTGCAGGCGCTATCAACACAACAGCTGATGACGTTTTAAATATCCTAGATCAAATTCCAAAGGATAAGCCAGTTCTAACCTACTGCTATTCAGGAAACAGATCATTTGGCGGAGCTCACAAGCTTGCTGAAGAAGGATATGACGTTACAAACGCTATCGACGGAACTAAGGAATACGAATACGAATTAGTAAAATAA
- a CDS encoding TIGR04282 family arsenosugar biosynthesis glycosyltransferase: MIIFFTKAPELGFCKSRLREFIDDEKVLAICRKLIKDTFVSINHFPCTIYYAGAYEKLDFLNVDLTKVPHNPQVKGSLGRRMKDAIYNELKLSDKVILIGSDLVGIDDALIQSAYEALDDYDIVIAPVADGGYGLVGMNRECDIFTGIEYSTPHVLKDTIDLAEEKGYRVKVLKEILDIDEFDDLVRAETGVFDIDLIGRGEYNVNYKVGDYVFRINFASQMGLGEDQIAYEYQALKELETSGVTPKAYECKKSGNYIPYGFLTMEYLQGRPLDYDKDMATAARLLSTVHNMDASHSKLIRADRPFKMMYEEFLSMYSHYKSWEDRDREAEKIIDELMEIAGSYDLDAQMKRPSIINTELNNRNFIINNNSYIIDWEKPIIGDCEQDLAHFLVPTTTNWKTDKILSDAEIENFLSEYEKYRPVNRVLLKQFMTFNTLRGVTWCSMAKREYSSDRAIKNEDTEKKIDKFLSLDFLKMLKERFY; the protein is encoded by the coding sequence ATGATTATATTTTTCACAAAAGCACCTGAGCTTGGCTTTTGCAAATCACGTTTAAGGGAATTTATAGATGACGAAAAAGTTTTGGCCATTTGTCGAAAGCTAATAAAGGATACTTTTGTATCCATAAATCACTTTCCTTGCACTATTTATTATGCTGGAGCTTATGAAAAATTGGATTTTTTAAATGTCGACCTGACAAAAGTTCCCCATAATCCCCAGGTCAAAGGCAGCTTGGGCAGGCGGATGAAGGATGCCATTTACAATGAGCTCAAGTTGAGCGACAAGGTGATTTTAATTGGCTCGGACTTGGTTGGCATAGATGATGCCTTGATACAGTCTGCCTATGAGGCGCTTGATGATTATGATATAGTCATTGCTCCTGTAGCTGACGGCGGCTACGGACTGGTGGGAATGAATAGGGAATGCGATATTTTTACTGGTATAGAATATTCGACGCCCCACGTTTTAAAAGATACGATTGATTTGGCAGAAGAAAAAGGCTACCGGGTCAAAGTTTTAAAAGAAATTTTGGACATAGATGAGTTTGACGACCTGGTCCGAGCAGAGACGGGAGTTTTTGATATCGACCTGATTGGTCGGGGCGAATACAATGTCAACTACAAGGTAGGCGATTATGTTTTTCGCATTAACTTTGCCAGCCAAATGGGACTGGGAGAGGACCAAATCGCCTATGAGTATCAGGCTTTAAAAGAGCTGGAGACATCGGGAGTAACCCCCAAGGCCTATGAGTGCAAAAAATCTGGCAACTATATTCCCTATGGTTTTTTGACCATGGAATATTTGCAAGGTCGGCCCCTTGACTATGACAAGGACATGGCGACTGCAGCTAGACTTTTGTCAACCGTCCACAATATGGATGCCAGCCATTCAAAACTAATCAGGGCAGATAGGCCCTTCAAGATGATGTACGAGGAATTTTTGTCCATGTACTCCCACTACAAATCTTGGGAAGACCGGGACAGGGAGGCCGAGAAAATTATCGATGAACTCATGGAAATCGCAGGATCTTATGACTTGGACGCTCAAATGAAAAGACCGTCTATAATAAATACAGAGTTAAACAATCGCAATTTTATTATTAATAATAATTCTTATATTATAGATTGGGAGAAGCCCATTATTGGCGACTGCGAGCAGGACTTGGCCCACTTTCTGGTGCCGACTACGACCAATTGGAAGACCGATAAGATTTTGTCTGACGCAGAAATCGAAAACTTTTTAAGTGAATACGAAAAGTACCGACCAGTAAACCGCGTATTATTAAAACAATTTATGACCTTCAACACCCTAAGGGGAGTCACCTGGTGCTCCATGGCTAAGCGGGAGTACTCCAGCGACCGGGCCATAAAAAATGAAGATACAGAGAAGAAGATAGATAAATTTTTGAGCTTAGATTTCTTAAAAATGTTAAAGGAAAGATTTTATTAG
- a CDS encoding TVP38/TMEM64 family protein translates to MSKHELTPQEQKKANTRRIILLAVIGICLLVYFFVPSVNTKINTAVSTVFTTDIHKVVEYIRGFGGYAVAVSFLLMILQAIIAPVPAFVITLSNAVIWGWWRGAILSWTSSMVAAGICFYIARILGRDVVEKLNAKSGIAKIEQFFERYGTNTIIIARLLPFVPFDPVSYVAGLTSMGFWEFFWATGIGQLPATVIYSYAGGNLTGGAQKMFIGLLILFGGSAIVTMAKKMYDEKYKDEETKNPGNN, encoded by the coding sequence ATGAGTAAACATGAATTAACTCCACAAGAACAAAAAAAGGCCAATACCAGACGGATAATTCTCTTAGCCGTTATTGGTATCTGCCTCTTGGTATATTTCTTTGTACCAAGTGTAAACACAAAGATTAATACAGCAGTTTCAACAGTATTTACAACTGACATTCATAAAGTGGTTGAATACATCAGAGGCTTCGGCGGATATGCAGTTGCAGTTTCATTTTTATTGATGATCCTGCAAGCAATTATCGCACCTGTCCCAGCCTTTGTTATAACCCTATCAAACGCAGTTATCTGGGGCTGGTGGAGAGGCGCCATACTTTCATGGACCTCATCTATGGTTGCAGCAGGTATTTGCTTCTACATTGCTCGCATTTTAGGCCGTGACGTTGTTGAGAAATTAAATGCAAAATCAGGTATAGCAAAGATTGAACAATTCTTTGAAAGATATGGGACTAATACTATTATCATTGCTAGACTTTTACCATTTGTTCCATTTGACCCAGTTTCATACGTTGCAGGACTTACATCTATGGGCTTTTGGGAATTCTTCTGGGCAACAGGTATTGGCCAATTACCAGCTACAGTTATTTACTCATACGCAGGTGGCAATCTAACTGGCGGAGCACAAAAGATGTTTATCGGTCTCTTAATCTTATTTGGCGGTTCAGCTATTGTAACAATGGCTAAGAAGATGTACGATGAAAAATACAAAGACGAAGAAACAAAAAATCCAGGAAATAATTAA
- a CDS encoding TVP38/TMEM64 family protein, with amino-acid sequence MKNTKTKKQKIQEIIKIIIALTIVAGSIYLARYAKFEHIRDFVQSYGVWGEVIYVLCWVVLPIFMFPVPVIAFAGGVMYGIGKGSLLTILGAMLNVIVVYFLSRYVAKDFVEKIILNRVSGKLREKLLTEDQKSLFVVLTVMRIMPIVSFSLSNYLAGITNVKFWVHMLSSVIGIIPGTLIFLNFGDKMLEPGSASFIIAAVLLALIIIVPIFFTRKYFGDLVVKKSDDNSSDL; translated from the coding sequence ATGAAAAATACAAAGACGAAGAAACAAAAAATCCAGGAAATAATTAAAATAATAATCGCCCTAACCATCGTAGCCGGGTCAATTTACTTGGCCAGGTATGCAAAGTTTGAGCACATCCGCGACTTTGTTCAAAGCTACGGGGTTTGGGGCGAGGTAATTTATGTGCTTTGCTGGGTGGTCCTGCCCATATTTATGTTTCCAGTCCCAGTCATCGCCTTTGCAGGCGGAGTAATGTACGGGATTGGCAAGGGCAGCCTGCTCACTATACTTGGAGCCATGTTAAATGTTATAGTGGTTTATTTTTTATCCAGGTATGTAGCCAAGGACTTTGTAGAAAAAATTATTTTAAACAGAGTCAGTGGTAAACTCAGGGAAAAACTTTTAACCGAAGATCAAAAATCCCTCTTTGTAGTTCTAACTGTAATGAGGATCATGCCCATTGTATCCTTTAGCCTTTCAAATTATTTGGCTGGGATTACAAATGTCAAGTTCTGGGTCCACATGCTCTCGTCGGTTATAGGGATTATTCCAGGCACGTTAATATTTTTAAACTTTGGCGATAAGATGCTGGAGCCGGGCTCAGCTTCATTTATAATTGCTGCAGTCCTCTTGGCTCTGATAATAATTGTGCCAATATTTTTTACAAGAAAGTATTTTGGTGATTTAGTTGTCAAAAAAAGTGACGATAATTCTTCCGACTTATAA
- a CDS encoding TIGR04283 family arsenosugar biosynthesis glycosyltransferase, with amino-acid sequence MSKKVTIILPTYNEEENIAKIENQLRKLEGDFDVIFSDGFSTDKTYELITYPKIQEAKYRAFQMNAAAKYAKTEYLWFVHVDSILHPKSVLAIEDSGYEIGCFRLKFDKDTFALRLNSYFTTAFRLRLQKLAFGDQGIFIRRDLFKSMGGYKEIPLMEDYQLSVDINKMGKKIELIDLPIITSARRFEKGAFRTYLKMQKLQWKYRHGRDIFDIHKEYESYDGK; translated from the coding sequence TTGTCAAAAAAAGTGACGATAATTCTTCCGACTTATAATGAGGAAGAAAATATAGCAAAAATTGAAAATCAGCTAAGGAAATTGGAGGGTGACTTTGATGTCATCTTCTCCGATGGCTTTAGCACGGATAAAACCTATGAGCTAATTACTTATCCAAAAATTCAAGAGGCCAAGTATCGGGCCTTTCAGATGAACGCTGCGGCCAAGTATGCCAAGACCGAATACCTGTGGTTTGTCCACGTGGATTCCATTCTCCATCCAAAGTCAGTCCTCGCCATTGAAGATTCTGGCTACGAGATTGGGTGCTTTAGGCTGAAATTTGACAAGGATACCTTTGCCCTTAGATTAAATTCATATTTTACAACTGCCTTTAGGCTGAGACTACAAAAACTTGCTTTTGGCGACCAGGGAATTTTTATCAGGAGGGACCTCTTTAAATCCATGGGCGGTTACAAGGAAATTCCGCTGATGGAAGACTATCAATTATCTGTTGATATTAATAAAATGGGCAAGAAGATTGAACTCATTGACCTGCCTATAATTACATCGGCCAGACGCTTTGAAAAGGGAGCCTTTAGGACTTATCTTAAAATGCAAAAACTCCAATGGAAGTACAGGCACGGCAGGGATATATTTGATATACATAAGGAGTACGAAAGTTATGACGGTAAGTGA
- a CDS encoding heterodisulfide reductase-related iron-sulfur binding cluster, producing the protein MTVSEIERTRKDCIKCGACTKNCKFLEKYSMNLLDFCDREDLRYSCFMCDRCKEVCPKDLSGRQIALEHRQKDPKGLGSVEFMKNNYKLRNNSKKPSETLLFLGCNYPGFLPQTSERMIEICAEHGVDFSVDCCKKPVAEMGGDPKMKYIDKVFRDKGVKRLICCCPNCYHFLKNRYDDIEIIDPYEYLLEIGEGKTIEEEAHVFFPCSERFDSPIFENIKKFAPNVKTRTYKKINCCGMGGGASKTEGQIKTDWHQDIKDIDADNIYNYCSTCAGVFEASGIKNVKVFLSEILGVDERPSQSYGKNVLKIKFRNHKM; encoded by the coding sequence ATGACGGTAAGTGAAATTGAAAGAACTAGAAAAGACTGTATCAAGTGTGGGGCTTGCACAAAAAACTGTAAATTTTTAGAAAAATACTCTATGAATCTGCTGGACTTTTGCGACCGCGAAGACCTCCGCTATTCATGTTTTATGTGTGACAGGTGCAAGGAAGTCTGTCCCAAAGATTTATCGGGCAGGCAAATCGCCCTTGAACACAGGCAAAAGGATCCAAAGGGCCTGGGCTCTGTGGAATTTATGAAAAATAATTACAAGCTGAGAAACAATAGCAAAAAGCCATCGGAAACTCTTTTATTTTTGGGCTGCAATTATCCAGGATTTTTGCCCCAGACTTCTGAACGCATGATCGAAATCTGCGCTGAGCATGGAGTGGATTTTTCCGTTGACTGCTGCAAGAAGCCAGTAGCAGAAATGGGTGGCGACCCCAAGATGAAATATATAGATAAGGTCTTTAGGGACAAGGGCGTCAAGCGACTCATTTGCTGCTGCCCCAACTGCTATCACTTTTTGAAAAATCGCTACGATGACATAGAAATCATTGACCCATACGAATATTTATTGGAAATCGGAGAGGGTAAGACCATTGAGGAAGAGGCTCATGTATTTTTCCCTTGCTCAGAGCGTTTTGATTCGCCTATCTTTGAAAACATTAAAAAATTCGCCCCTAATGTCAAGACAAGGACTTATAAAAAAATAAATTGCTGCGGCATGGGCGGCGGCGCATCCAAAACCGAGGGTCAAATCAAGACCGACTGGCACCAAGACATTAAGGACATTGATGCAGACAATATTTATAACTACTGCTCAACTTGCGCCGGAGTTTTCGAGGCCAGTGGCATTAAAAATGTAAAGGTATTTTTGTCGGAGATTCTAGGAGTGGACGAAAGACCAAGCCAATCTTATGGGAAAAATGTTTTAAAAATAAAATTTAGAAATCACAAGATGTAA
- a CDS encoding C-GCAxxG-C-C family protein gives MKDNEREQILAWMGEGYNCSQVVLMHFADKKAIDLDMETAQKIAQTFELGHYTGETCGGLSGGLMVIGLMKGAMDDEGKVELIKASHKFVTGFKEKMGSNMCKDLLATNVNEGDNLSKAFEDGTIARVCPSAIFTAIELVEEICR, from the coding sequence ATGAAAGATAATGAAAGAGAGCAAATTCTAGCCTGGATGGGCGAAGGCTACAACTGCTCGCAAGTAGTACTTATGCACTTTGCAGACAAAAAAGCAATTGATTTGGATATGGAAACAGCCCAAAAAATTGCCCAGACCTTTGAGCTTGGCCACTACACAGGGGAGACCTGCGGGGGCTTAAGCGGAGGACTCATGGTAATCGGCCTTATGAAAGGGGCCATGGACGACGAGGGAAAGGTTGAACTAATCAAAGCTTCACATAAGTTTGTGACTGGCTTTAAAGAAAAAATGGGATCAAATATGTGCAAGGATTTACTAGCCACAAATGTCAACGAAGGAGACAATTTATCAAAGGCCTTTGAAGATGGGACTATTGCAAGGGTTTGTCCTAGTGCAATCTTTACAGCCATTGAACTGGTAGAAGAAATTTGCAGATAA
- a CDS encoding arsenosugar biosynthesis-associated peroxidase-like protein gives MSEYYERKDLQAFGKGELGELDKELWNKFMAYYGDVFAEGALTTREKNLIALAVAHAVHCPYCIEAYTEASLQSGCDNKELMEAVHVATAITGGAVLAHGTQMKKLIDELEF, from the coding sequence ATGAGTGAATACTATGAAAGAAAAGACCTACAAGCTTTCGGCAAGGGAGAACTGGGAGAATTAGACAAAGAACTTTGGAATAAATTTATGGCCTATTATGGGGACGTATTTGCAGAAGGCGCTCTTACAACAAGAGAAAAAAATCTGATCGCCCTTGCTGTGGCCCACGCTGTTCACTGCCCATACTGCATTGAAGCTTACACAGAAGCCAGCCTCCAATCAGGCTGCGACAACAAAGAACTTATGGAAGCTGTCCATGTTGCAACTGCTATCACAGGCGGTGCAGTTCTAGCCCATGGCACACAAATGAAAAAATTAATTGACGAGTTGGAATTCTAA
- the arsS gene encoding arsenosugar biosynthesis radical SAM (seleno)protein ArsS (Some members of this family are selenoproteins.), with the protein MEKKLNIPDFESHLEDGFLWSKDKLATMQVNITKTCNLACKHCHVESSPSRTEDMTRETADKVIELFKKEGFQILDITGGAPEMSKQYKYLIENLAPYAKKIMTRTNLTIHLEPEYEGYLEFMKDHKVEIVASLPFYEKDKTDRQRGMGVYDESIEVLQKLTKMGYGVEHDLILDLVYNPNGAILPGDQVELEDIYRAKLDEYGIKFNQLFTITNNPSGRFYNWLERSGNLERYMDKLLAAFNPATIDDVMCRDMVSVNDDGTLYDCDFNLAIKLGMVDEPMTLDQALEMGLGKRKIATANHCYGCTAGSGSSCGGALE; encoded by the coding sequence ATGGAAAAGAAATTAAATATTCCAGATTTTGAAAGCCATTTAGAAGACGGCTTTCTTTGGTCCAAAGACAAGCTTGCAACCATGCAAGTAAACATTACCAAGACTTGCAATCTCGCCTGTAAGCACTGCCACGTTGAGTCAAGTCCTTCGCGGACAGAAGACATGACCAGGGAAACTGCGGACAAGGTAATTGAACTCTTTAAAAAAGAAGGATTTCAAATCCTAGACATCACTGGCGGGGCTCCAGAAATGTCCAAGCAATATAAATATTTAATTGAAAACCTGGCTCCATATGCCAAAAAAATTATGACCAGGACAAACCTGACCATCCATCTTGAACCAGAATACGAAGGTTACTTGGAATTTATGAAAGACCACAAGGTTGAAATCGTCGCCTCACTTCCTTTCTATGAAAAGGACAAGACCGACCGCCAACGCGGAATGGGCGTTTACGATGAATCAATCGAAGTCCTACAAAAATTAACCAAGATGGGCTACGGAGTTGAACACGATTTAATTTTGGACTTGGTCTACAATCCAAACGGGGCAATTTTGCCTGGTGACCAAGTGGAACTTGAAGATATTTACAGGGCCAAGCTGGATGAGTATGGCATTAAATTCAACCAACTTTTTACCATCACCAACAATCCATCCGGCAGATTTTACAATTGGCTAGAACGCTCTGGCAATCTTGAACGCTACATGGACAAACTCTTGGCAGCCTTTAACCCGGCAACAATTGACGACGTCATGTGCAGGGACATGGTAAGCGTTAACGATGACGGAACACTTTACGACTGCGACTTCAACCTGGCCATTAAACTCGGTATGGTTGATGAGCCAATGACTCTTGACCAAGCACTGGAAATGGGACTGGGCAAGAGAAAAATTGCCACAGCCAACCACTGCTACGGATGTACAGCCGGATCCGGAAGCTCCTGCGGCGGCGCCTTGGAATAA
- a CDS encoding YitT family protein — protein sequence MENKVKIYCPNPKMLELFGSRYEIKSKLMAIIIGNLIFAFGVNAFYTPHMFLSGGIGGISIMIQYLTDISAGITVFVLNLPLFLFGLRTLSKKFLVYTFISTIVQSFTMIIFRGVSQYISFTDPLLSAIVGGVVNGTAMGILFKNGCCQGGFDIVAAVMKKKYNMQIGSALLLLNAVVIGTGAYLFGIQPAAYTIIAMYVSYTMLDKIQTGKGDLKAVNVITAKPEKIANAINQQMSRGVTFLKAEGGWSKQDTKVIYLVISNREITILKDIVNKIDEGAFIGISELTEVRGRGFRMDSLDA from the coding sequence ATGGAAAATAAGGTAAAAATTTACTGCCCAAATCCAAAAATGCTAGAGCTTTTTGGATCTAGGTACGAGATTAAATCCAAGCTCATGGCCATTATCATCGGCAATTTAATCTTTGCCTTTGGGGTCAACGCTTTTTATACACCACATATGTTTTTGAGCGGGGGCATCGGCGGTATTTCAATTATGATTCAGTACCTGACCGATATTTCTGCAGGTATTACTGTCTTTGTTTTGAACCTGCCACTCTTTTTGTTCGGTCTGAGGACTCTTAGCAAAAAGTTTTTAGTCTACACTTTTATAAGTACCATCGTCCAATCCTTTACCATGATTATCTTTAGGGGCGTGTCCCAATATATATCCTTTACCGATCCGCTTTTGTCTGCGATCGTGGGGGGCGTGGTAAACGGGACTGCCATGGGGATTTTATTTAAAAATGGTTGCTGCCAAGGTGGTTTTGACATAGTGGCTGCCGTTATGAAAAAGAAATACAATATGCAAATCGGCTCTGCCCTATTATTGTTAAACGCGGTTGTAATTGGCACAGGCGCTTATCTATTTGGCATTCAGCCAGCAGCCTACACCATTATTGCCATGTACGTTTCCTACACAATGCTCGACAAGATTCAAACGGGCAAGGGCGACCTCAAGGCCGTCAATGTTATAACGGCTAAGCCAGAGAAAATAGCCAACGCCATCAACCAACAAATGAGTCGGGGCGTTACATTTTTGAAGGCCGAGGGCGGTTGGTCCAAGCAGGACACCAAGGTCATCTACCTGGTTATCTCCAATCGTGAGATCACAATCCTCAAAGACATTGTGAATAAAATTGACGAAGGCGCCTTCATCGGCATCAGCGAACTCACAGAAGTCCGCGGCCGTGGCTTTAGGATGGACAGCCTAGATGCTTAA
- a CDS encoding S9 family peptidase — translation MSFNGYLEMDININGIDVTEITPMSYKPLGAIIYYHGYTSSRARSMFRCQILASMGYDVFVVEQLGHGSRKSEFNINAVSDAEALPKVLINTITESPSIVNYVAEKKGYNPNDIIFAGHSMGAMAAAGAFVKNPVGKLICYNGVLDYLAFADWIAREENISEDVYKPIKNELRYYSPAENLSRLENRPIILVDGALDEIVPPKFNIETASALKPFYKKKSLFKHIVLDDAKHQMTVKAMEFTEMFLESDGVKDYGK, via the coding sequence ATGAGTTTTAATGGTTATTTGGAAATGGACATCAACATTAATGGGATTGATGTTACAGAGATTACGCCCATGAGCTACAAGCCTCTTGGGGCAATTATTTATTACCACGGCTACACTTCTTCAAGGGCCCGGTCCATGTTTAGGTGCCAGATTTTGGCAAGCATGGGCTACGATGTTTTTGTGGTCGAACAGTTGGGCCACGGGTCCAGGAAGAGCGAATTTAATATTAATGCTGTGTCAGATGCGGAGGCTTTGCCAAAGGTTTTGATAAATACAATTACCGAGAGCCCCAGCATTGTAAATTATGTGGCTGAAAAGAAGGGCTATAATCCAAACGATATTATCTTTGCTGGCCACTCTATGGGTGCCATGGCAGCTGCGGGTGCCTTTGTAAAAAATCCTGTGGGCAAACTCATTTGCTACAACGGCGTCCTCGATTACCTGGCCTTTGCAGATTGGATTGCAAGAGAAGAAAATATTAGCGAAGACGTCTACAAGCCAATAAAAAATGAGCTCCGCTATTACAGTCCGGCGGAAAATTTATCTCGCCTGGAAAATCGTCCCATCATCTTGGTAGACGGTGCACTCGACGAAATCGTGCCGCCCAAGTTTAATATTGAAACGGCCTCAGCATTAAAGCCTTTTTATAAAAAGAAAAGCCTCTTCAAACACATTGTCCTGGACGATGCCAAACACCAAATGACGGTCAAGGCTATGGAATTTACGGAGATGTTTTTAGAATCAGATGGAGTTAAAGATTATGGAAAATAA